The genomic segment CTGACGTGCCGCTGTGGGGCGTGCTGCTGGTTGCCCTCGCCGTGGCCGCCATCGCGCTGCTGCTGTTTGGCCTGCGCCTGCGCGCGCGCAACCTTGCGTTGGCCCAGCTGCAGCGCGAACGCAGCGTACTGGCCGCCGAACGCGACCAGCTGCGCCGCACCACCGAACGCCAGGGGCAGCTGGAGCAGCAGCTGCTGCAGGCCAAGCAGGCCGCCGAGGCCGCGGTGCTGGCCAAGGGCGAGTTCCTGGCCACGATGAGCCATGAGATCCGCACCCCGCTCAACGGCATCCTGCCGATGCTGGAGCTGATCGCGCGCGGCCCCCTGGGCGAGGACCAGCGACAGATGCTGGCCACCGCCTCGGCCAGTTCGCAGCAGCTGCTGCGCATCGTCGACGACATCCTCGACTATTCACGGCTGGAAGCACAGGCGCTGGAACTGGAGATCACCAGCTTCAACCTGCGTGACCTGCTCGATGGCGTGGTGCAGCTGATGCAGCGCGCCGCCGACGCCAAGGGCCTGTCGCTGGCGTTGCAGCTGGACCCAGCGGTGCGCCTGCCGGTACGCGGCGACCCGGTACGCCTGCGCCAGGTGTTGAGCAACCTGCTGGCCAACGCGATCAAGTTCACGGCACGCGGCCAGGTGCTGCTGCGGGTACAGCGGTTGGGCGAAGGCGCAGCGCAGCACCAGCTGCGCTTCGAGATCATCGACACCGGCATCGGCATCGACGAGGTGCTGCAGGCGCGGTTGTTCCAGTCCTTCAGCCAGGCCGACGCCTCCACCACCCGCATCTACGGGGGTACCGGCCTGGGCCTGGCCATCTGCAAGCGCATCATCGACCTCATGCAGGGCCGCATCGGCGTGCAGTCCACGCCCGGCCAGGGCGCCACGTTCTGGTTCGAGATTCCGCTGCTGAAGGTGCCCGGCGACCTGCCGGCCATGGCACGTCCGCCCGCTGCACTGCTGCTGTGCAGCGCCGATGCGATCCTGCAGGCGCGCGTCGAACGCATCGCTGCCCACCATGGGCTGCAGGTGCAGGTGCTGGCACAGCCCGGTGCGGTGGTCGAGCGCCTGCGCGCGCCGCCACGCCCCGGGCAGCCGGCGCCGGCCTGGCTGCTGGTCGACGCGCATGCACGCCGCGCGGGTGAAGCCACGCTGCAGCAGGCCCTGGCCGAACGGGGTGAGGAAGACATGCTGCAGGTGCTGTGGCTGCAGGACGACGCCGTTGCGGCGCGCCCGCGGCAGCAACGGCTGCCCGCACGTTTCGATGATGCCGCCCTGCATGTGCTGCTGGCGGTGCCGGCCGCGCACGCGCGGCCCGCCGCATTGCTGGCCAATGCTGAGGACGGATTGCCCGCGCCGACGTTGCCGCCGTTGCATCTACGCGTGCTGCTGGTGGAAGACAACACGGTCAACCGGATGGTGGCCGAGCAGCTGCTGCGCGTGTTCCAGTGCGAGGTGCGCAATGCCGCCGATGGCGAGCAGGCATTGCTCACCCTGCGCGAAGGCGGCATGGACGTGGTGTTGATGGACTGCCAGATGCCGGTGCTGGATGGCTACGCCGCCACCCGTCATTGGCGCGCCGAGGAAACGGCATCCGGGCGGCAGCGACTGCCAATCATCGCGATGACGGCCAATGCGATGGCCGGTGACCGCGAACGTTGCCTGCAGGCCGGCATGGACGATTACCTGTCCAAGCCGATCGCACGCGCCACGCTGCATGCGCTGTTGAAGCGCTGGGGACAGCGATCGGGCAATGCGGCAGCGTCGAACCCGCTCGGCGGCGATGCGCCCGCCACCGGCCCGGTCCTGACTGCCGAGCATGGCGCGGCCCTGCCAGGTACGAAGAGCCAGGCGGCGCCGCAACCGGTGCTGGATCGCGATGTGCTGGACGAACTGCACGCGGTGATCGGCGAGAGCGCCATCCAGATCGTCTCGGTGTTCCTGGACGATGCTCCGGCAATGGTGCAGCAACTGCAGCAGGCCGCACAGAACGGCGACGCGACGCGCCTGCAGGCGATCGCGCACAGCCTCAAGTCATCAAGCGCGAATGTCGGCGCGTTGTCGCTGTCTGCGGTGGCGCAGCGGATCGAGCATGAAGCCCGCAGTGACAGCCTGCAGCGCCCTGCCGTGGCAGTGGCGCTGCTGGTGGCCGAATTCGCCCGCGCGCGCGTCGCGCTGACGGGTTACCTGGCACAGCATCGCTAGCGTCGAGCAAGCTCGACGCTACGTCACTCTTCCAGCTTGCTCAGCAGGTACTTCGGCTCGCCGATGCGCTCGATCAGGTCCAGCTGTGTTTCCAGCCAGTCGATGTGCTCTTCTTCCGAGTCGAGGATCTTCACGAACAGCTGGCGGCTGACGTAGTCGCCAACCGAATCGGAATAGGCCACGGCCTCGCGCAGGGTGACCACGCCGTCGCGCTCCAGCGACAGGTCGCACTGCAGGATCTCGGTCGGGTTCTCGCCGATGCGCAGCTTGCCCAGCGCCTGGAAATTCGGCAGGCCTTCGAGGAACAGGATGCGGTCGGCGAGCATGTCGGCATGCTTCATCTCGTCGATCGATTCCTTGTACTCGTGTTCGGCCAGTTCCTTGATGCCCCAGTTCTTCAGCATCTTGGCGTGCAGGAAGTACTGGTTGATCGCGGTCAGCTCGTTGTAGAGGACCTTGTTGAGGAATTCGATGACCTTGGTGTCGCCCTTCATGGGGATGCTCCTGCACGCTGAAAACGCAGGCACTTTAGCGCCTTGCGCAGCCTCGTGAAGGAACGCGAATCGTGCGCATTGGCCTGTGCGGCCAGCGGTGAAGGAAGCGAAAGCGCGGCGTCAACGCACCGCGAAAGAAACGGTCAGGCGACCTGGGCCAGGCCCAACACCGGCAGCGGCAGATCGTGGGTGGCACGTGCCTTGGCCAGCAGCTCGCCGGCCATGTCCAGGCAGGAACCGCAGGTGGCACCACAGCCGGTACGCATGGTCAGTTCGGCCACCGTGCTGACGCCATTGCCGGCGGCTTCGCGGATCTGGTGGTCGGTGACTCCGTTGCAGATGCAGACGTACACAGGCGGGAACCGGGCTGACAGGCCAGAAGCGGCCTGTTGGCTATTCCAATGGAAACGAGAATGGTTGTCAATCAGAGACCTGAACCATTCTCGATACCGTTCAGCCCGTCAGCTGGCCGGGCCGTCGCCCTGTGCCTTCTTCGGCCAATAGCCCCGGGTCCGCGGGCGCTTGCGGGGTCGCTCGTGCCCGGCCGTATGGCCTGGCATCCAGGCCTCGGCGGCGCTCTTGGGCATGGCGGTGACGCCCTGCCCGGCCACGCCGCGCGCCAACGGCGCCAGGTGTCGCAGGGCACGCGCATAGACGCCGCGCTTGAACATCACCACATGCTCCACCGGGTACCAGAAGTCCACCCAGCGCCAATGGTCGAACTCGGGCGAGTCGGTGTGGTCCAGCTTCACATGGGATTCGTCGCCGGTCAGGCGCAGCAGGAACCAGACCTGCTTCTGGCCGATGCAGACCTGCCGCTCGTTGCGGCGGATGGCCCGCGCCGGCAGCTTGTAGCGCAGCCAGCCGGGTGTCGCCCCGAGCACTTCCACATGCTCAGGCAGCAGGCCGGTCTCTTCCTGCAGTTCACGATACATGGCCTCGACAGGCGTCTCGTCGGTATTCATGCCACCCTGCGGGAACTGCCAGCCGTCCCGGCGCACACGTCGTGCCCAGAACACCTGACCATCCTGCCGCATCAGCACGATGCCGACGTTCGGTCGATAGCCGTCCGGATCGATCACGATGCGGACTCCTAAAAAATCTACTGGTCGGGACTATCCCATGCCCTCTGCCGCCCCACAAGCACGATACAAAAGTGTTGACAGGGGCGATACACATCCGCAGAATAGCGGGCTCACCAAGGCTATGTAGCTCAGCCGGTTAGAGCACAGCACTCATAATGCTGGGGTCGGTGGTTCGAGTCCACCCATAGCCACCACACTGAAAATCAAGTTGTTTTCCAGTGTGAAAAGTGAGAAAATAGTTGCACGTTTTGCCCCGTCGCCAAGCGGTAAGGCACCTGACTCTGACTCAGGCATTCGGTGGTTCGAATCCATCCGGGGCAGCCAAACAAAAAAGAAAAAAGCCTGATCGAAAGATCAGGCTTTTTTCTTTTTTGTTTGGTCACGCATCCCACCTTATCCCCGCGCCTGTCGGCGCGCGCCCTTGAACAACAAGGGGGCCCTCCTCCAGAGAGAGATCCGGGGTCGGATCCTTCGAAACCACGGGTAGTGCCGGCCGCTGGCCGGCAACCTGGAAATGCATGACCCCAGAACGACAAAAGCCCGGCCGAAGCCGGGCTTTTGCTTTCCAACCAGCGGGCTCCCGAGGGAGCCCAACCAGGCGCGGTAAATCAGCGCTTGGAGAACTGGGTGGCGCGGCGGGCCTTGTGCAGACCGACCTTCTTACGCTCGACTTCACGGGCGTCACGGGTCATGAAGCCGGCCTTGCGCAGCTCGGACTTCAGGGTTTCGTCGTACTCGACCAGAGCACGGGCGATGCCCAGACGGATCGCACCGGCCTGGCCGGTGGTGCCGCCGCCAGCGGCGGTGACCAGGATGTCGAAGCTTTCGGTGTTCTTGGTCAGCTCGAGCGGCTGGCGCACGATCATGCGCGCGGTCTCACGACCGAAGAACTCGTCCAGCGGACGGCCATTGACGGTGATGTTGCCCGAACCCTTGCGCAGGAACACGCGAGCGGTGGAGGACTTGCGGCGGCCAGTGCCGTAGTTTTGAGTGATAGCCATGATTAGATATCCAGAACCTGCGGCTGCTGTGCGGCGTGCGGATGCTCAGTGCCGGCGTAGACCTTGAGCTTGCGGTACATCTGGCGACCCAGCGGGCCCTTCGGCAGCATGCCCTTCACGGCGATCTCGATCACGCGCTCCGGGTGGCGCTCCAGCGCCTGGGCCAGGGATTCGGTCTTCAGGTTGCCGATGTAACCGGTGAAACGGTGATACATCTTGTCCTGCAGCTTCTTGCCGGTGACGGCAATCTTTTCTGCATTGATGACGACCAGGTAGTCGCCGGTATCAACGTGCGGGGTGTAGACCGGCTTGTGCTTGCCACGCAGACGGCGGGCCAGCTCGGTGGCGAGACGGCCCAGGGTCTTGCCCTCGGCGTCGACGAGGTACCAGTCGCGCTGGACGGTCTCGTTCTTGGCAGTGAAAGTGCTCATGAAGAACTCTAGGTTAGGTCGGGCTCATTGCGGCGAAAGGCTCGCCGGAACTCTGCCACGCGTTGTGAAAAGGTGAAGCGTAAGAGGCGGGATTGTACGCACCCTGGCCGCCGGGCGCAAGTCGCCCCTGCCCCCCGGGTTGGCAGGGCGGCAGGGCCGGGCGAGAATCGGGCCCTCCCCGCCCCACCCGTACCGCCATGACCGCACTCCGCCAGACCACCCCGCTGGACCACCTGCTGACCGAGGCACAGCGCGCCCTGGACACGGTGTTCGGCAACCCGCCGGCGGCCCGCCCCTACCCGGCCGCGGATACCGACGAGCCGGGCATGGACAGCACCGAGCGCCGCCACGCGGCGGGCCTGATGCGGATCAACCACGTCGGCGAGGTCTGCGCGCAGGGCCTGTATTTCGGCCAGGCGGCGGTGGCCCGCGACCCGGCCACGCGTGAACACCTGCTGGAAGCCGCCCAGGAAGAGACCGACCACCTGGCCTGGTGCGCCACCCGGCTGGGCGAGCTGGACAGCCGTCCCAGCCTGTTCAACCCGCTGTGGTACGCCGGCAGCTACACCATCGGCACCCTGGCCGGGCTGCGCGGCGACGGCTGGAACCTGGGCTTCGTGGTCGAAACCGAGCGCCAGGTGGAGGCCCATCTGGACGAGCACCTGGTCGATCTACCCGCCGGTGACCTGCGCAGCCGCGCGGTCATCCAGGTGATGAAGGACGACGAGGCCCGCCATGCGGAACACGCCGAACAGGCCGGCGCCCGCCGCCTGCCGTTCCCGATTCCGGGGGCAATGGCGCTGGCCTCCAGGGTGATGAAGACCATCGCGTACCGCATTTGAACGGGGCACCCCCACCAACGGTGGGGGCCTACCCAATGGCACGGTGGGGCCCGATGGTGGGGCCCGACCGTTGGTCGGGCCGCCTTTCAGTTGGGCGAGACCAGCTTCAGGCCGATCACCCCGGCCACGATCAGGCCGACGCAGGCCAGGCGGGCCGGCGATGCGCTGTCGTTGAACAGGTAGATGCCCAGCACCGCCACGCCCATGGCGCCGATACCGGTCCAGATCGCGTAGGCCGTGCCGACCGGGATGCTCTTCATCGCCTGGCTCATCAGGTACAGGCTGATCAGCGCCGACACCACCGTGGCAGCGGTGGGCAGGGGTTTGCTGAAACCTTCGGAGTACTTCATTCCAAGGGCGAAACCGATCTCGAACAGGCCGGCCAGCAGCAGGTAGATCCAGGGCATGGGTGGGGGCTCCTTACCTTTTTTGAAAAAACGAAACGGCCCGGTGTTTTCACACCGGGCCGTGGGTCGGTACATCACCGTGGAGCCATGACGCTTGCGCGGTACAGGGGTTCCACAGGGCGGGTCGTCCCGGCTGGGCGGCGATGCCTGCGGGCATCGCGCATGGGGCTTACTCGGACAGGTTGCGGCCGTGGAACAGCTCTTCGATCTCGCGCTTGAGCAGCGCTTCGATCTTCATGCGTTCCTTGAACGACAGGTTCTTGGCCTTTTCCTCGAACAGGTACTGGTCCAGGTCGAAGTCCTTCAGGTGCATCTTGGTGTGGAAGATGTTTTCCTGGTAGACGTTGACGTCGAACATCTCGTAGCGCGACTTGATGTTCTTGGCCAGGAAGTTCTGGATCGAGTTGATCTTGTGGTCGATGTAGTGCTTCTTACCCTTCACATCGCGGGTGAAGCCACGGACGCGGTAGTCCATGATCACGATGTCCGACTCAAGGCTTTCGATCAGGTAGTTCAGGGCCTTCAGCGGGGAAATGACGCCACAGGTGGCCACGTCGATGTCCGCGCGGAACGTCGCGATACCTTCCTGCGGATGGGTTTCCGGATAGGTATGGACGGTGATGTGGCTCTTGTCCATGTGCGCGACCACGGCGTCGGAGATCAGCTCCTTGCCGGCCTGCTTCTTGTCGATCACCGGCTCTTCGGAGATCAGGATGGTCACCGAGGCACCCTGCGGGTCGTAGTCCTGGCGGGCCACGTTCAGGATGTTGGCGCCGATGATCTCGGCGACATCGGTCAAGATTTGAGTCAGCCTGTCGGCGTTGTACTCTTCATCGATGTATTCAATGTAACGCTGACGCTCCTCTTCGGTGCGCGCGTAACACACGTCATAGATGTTGAAGCTCAGCGCCTTGGTGAGGTTGTTGAAACCCTGCAGCCTCAGGCGAGGCAACGGCTTGACCACGGCGGTCGATTCCTGTGTAAGAAGGGAAAGGGGGAATTATGGGGCAAACTGCCCCCGGGGGGAACGTGAAGACGCAAGAGTTCTGGCACACTGTTTGCCCTTAACAATTGCGCTGGTTAAGCTCCGCTATCGACCCCGTGAATCCGTTCATGCGCAGAGGGAGCGCCCCTATCGTGTCAACCGTGCGCCTAGCTAGCAGTCCACTGGCCCTGGATATCGCCACCATCGATCGTTTCCTGGCGCACAGCCACAGGCGGCGATATCCCACCCGTACCGACGTCTTCCGACCCGGTGACCCGGCGGGAACCCTGTATTACGTCATCAGCGGCTCGGTTTCGATCATGGCCGAGGAAGATGACGATCGCGAGCTTGTGCTGGGCTACTTCGGTGCCGGCGAGTTCGTGGGCGAGATGGGCCTGTTCGTCGAATCGGACCGCCGCGAGGTGATCCTGCGGACCCGTACCGCCTGCGAACTGGCCGAGATCAGCTACGAACGCCTGCACCAGCTGTTCCTCGGCCCGCTGTCGGCCGACGCCCCGCGCCTGCTGTATGCGCTGGGCCAGCAGATCTCCAAGCGCCTGCTCGACACCAGCCGCAAGGCCAGCCGCCTGGCGTTCCTGGACGTTACCGACCGGATCGTGCGCACCCTGCACGACCTGGCGCAGGAGCCGGAGGCGATGAGCCATCCGCAGGGCAGCCAGTTGCGCGTCTCGCGCCAGGAACTGGCCCGCCTGGTCGGCTGCTCGCGCGAAATGGCCGGCCGCGTGCTGAAGAAGCTGCAGACCGACGGCCTGCTGCACGCACGCGGCAAGACCGTGGTGCTGTACGGCACCCGTTGACCGTTGAGCACACGGTGGGTGCGGACCTTGGTCCGCACTCCTTTGCGCGCTAGGCTCGTTCCATGGAACTGAGCAGCGCATTCTGGTGGTTCATCCTCATCGGCCTCGGCGCCCAGCTGGTCGACGGCGCGCTGGGCATGGCGTTCGGCCTGGTGTCGTCGTCGGTGATGCTGGCCATGGGCATCCCGCCCGCGCAGGCCAGCGCCGCCATCCACACCGCCGAGGTGTTCACCACTGGCGCCTCCGGCGTGTCGCATCTGGTCGCCGGCAATGTCGATAAACGCTTGTTCCTGCGCCTCGCCCTGCCCGGCGCGGTAGGCGGCGCAGTCGGTGCCTACGGCCTGACCCAGCTGCCCGGCGAGGTGATCCGCCCGCTCATCTATCTCTACCTGCTGGTGCTGGCCATCATCATCCTGGCCCGTGCCGCCGGCCGCCTGATGCCCAAGGGCGAGGTCAAGCGGGTACCCGTGCTGGGCTTCGTGGCCGGCTTCCTGGATGCCAGCGGCGGTGGCGGCTGGGGGCCGGTGGCCACCTCCACCCTGCTCGCCCGCGGCGGCCAGGCGCGCACCACCATCGGCACCGTAAACGCCGCCGAGTTCGTGGTCACCCTGACGGTTTCAGCAACGTTCCTGCTGTCGATGGGGCTGCATCACCTGCAGATCGTGGCCGGCCTGCTGATCGGCGGCATGATGGCCGCCCCGGTGGCCGCACTGCTGGTCAAGCGCCTGAAGGAGCGCTGGGTGCTGGTGGCCGTCGGCGTGCTGGTGCTGGGCATCAGCCTGTTCCAGATCGGCCACGCGCTGAGCGGGTACCTGGCGCGCTGAGCGCTCGCCGGGCATGGCCCTGCGATGCATGCACGGCGTTCGGTAGTGCCGGCCGCTGGCCGGCAACCTCATGATCTGCGGAGGGGCGTGCCAGGTTGCCGGCCAGCGGCCGGCACTACCGCGCATTACGCCTTGTCGCCGCCGCGGTCGACGCAACCCCAGTTGAGGATGCGGGTGCCGGCCGGCAGCACGCGGCGGAAGAAGTCCACCTTGCCCGGCTTCGGGTTCACCACCACCGGCGCCCTGGCGGCCAGCAACAGCGGCAGGTCGGCAGTACTGTCGGAATAGGCAATGTCGATGTCGCCGTAGCCGCGCTCGCGCAGCATGCGCATCTTCTCTTCGTTGTGGCAGTGCCGGGTCGGGCCGACCCCGCCCAGTCGCGGGCCGACCTCGGTGCCGATCACCGGCACGTCCTGGTGGGCGACAAAGGCCAGGATCGCGCGCGCCAGCTCGGGTGGCGCACCCGTGGCAACCACCACGCGGTCGCCCTTGGCGCGGTGCGCGGCGAATACCTCCAGCGCCTGCGGCAACAGCTTGGCGCGCATCTGCGCCTCATTGCGCAGCACGTAGGCGTCAATCACCTTGTTGAAGTCGCGCGCCCGGTGCAGGCCGAAACTGCCGATCCACACATAGACCGAAATGCCGGCACGACGGGTCGGCAGCATCGCCACCATCGGCCCGGCGATCGGCGTGACCAGCAGCGCGGCCAGCATGCGCAGCGGATTGCGCTTGATCAGCGAGGCGAACAGGTGGGTGCCCGAATCGCCGTCGTAGAGGGTGTGGTCGAAGTCGAAGACCACCAGCGGCGCATCCCCGCGCGGCGTTGGATAGTGCGTTGTCATGCCGCGAAGAATAGCTGACGCAGGCCCTCGCCCGGCTCTTCCACGCGCATGAAGGCCTCGCCGACCAGGAACGCGTGGATGCCGGCGTCACGCATCAGCGCCACGTCCTGCGGGCCGAGGATGCCGCTCTCGGTCACCAGCAGGCGGTCGCGCGGCACGGCGTTCTGCATGTCCAGCGTGGTCTGCAGCGAGACCTCGAAGGTGCGCAGGTTGCGGTTGTTGATGCCGATCATCGGCGCCGGCACCTGCAGCGCGCGCTCCAGTTCGTCGATGTCGTGCACTTCCACCAGCACGTCCATGCCCAGCGACAGCGCCAGTTCGGACAGGGTGGCCAGCTGGGTGTCGTCCAGCGCGGCAACGATCAGCAGGATGCAGTCGGCGCCCAGCACGCGTGCCTCGTACACCTGGTAGGCGTCGATCACGAAGTCCTTGCGCAGCACCGGCAGCGTGCAGGCCTCGCGGGCCTGCTGCAGGTAGGCGTCGGCGCCCTGGAAGAAATCGACGTCGGTCAGCACCGACAGGCAGCTGGCACCGCCGAACTCGTAACTGACGGCGATGTCGGCCGGGCGGAAGTCCGGGCGGATCACGCCCTTGGACGGGCTGGCCTTCTTCACCTCGGCGATCACCGCGGGGTCGCCATTGGCCACCGCGGCCTGCAGCGCGCGCACGAAGCCACGTACCGGCGGGGCGCTGGCCAGGGCGGCCTGCAGCTCCTCGAGGGGGCGCTGGGCGCGGCGCTGGGCCACTTCTTCGGCCTTGCGGGCCAGGATCGTCTGCAGGATGTCGCTCATCGTCGTCGGTTCAATGCGGGGGCGGTGAGGACGGCCATTATCGGCCATCGAGGGGATCAGGCTGAACCGCGCGCTCAGGCAACCAGCGCGCGGGTGGTGTCAACGTACTGCTGCAGGCGCTGGCGGGCGCTGCCATTGGCGATGGCGGCACGGGCGCGGGCCAGGCCGTCGCCGATGTCGCTGGCCACGCCGGCCACGTACAGGGCGGCACCGGCGTTCAGGGCGACGATGTCCAGCGCCGGGCCCGGGGTGTTGTCCAGTACCGCGCGCAGCATCGCGATGGACTGCTCCGGGCTGTCCACGCGCAGGTTGCGGCTGGCCGACATGGCAATGCCAAAGTCCTCCGGGTGGATCTCGTACTCACGCACCTTGCCGTCGCGCAGCTCGCCGACCAGGGTGCCGGCACCCAGCGAGATCTCGTCCATGTTGTCGCGGCCCCAGACCACCATCGCGCGCTCGGTGCCCAGCTCGCGCAGCACGCGCGCCTGGATGCCGACCAGATCGGGATGGAACACGCCCATCAGCACCGACGGTGCGCTGGCCGGGTTGGTCAGCGGGCCGAGGATGTTGAAGATGGTGCGCACGCCCATCTCGCGGCGTACCGGCGCGACCACCTTCATCGACGGATGATGGATCGGCGCGAACATGAAGCCGATGCCGGTCTGTTCGATCGCAGCGGCCACCTGGGCCGGCTGCAGTTCGATGGCCGCGCCCAGCGCTTCCACCGCATCGGCGCTGCCGGATTTGGACGACACGCTGCGGTTGCCGTGCTTGGCCACGCGCGCACCGGCGGCGGCGGCGACGAACATCGCGCAGGTGGAGATGTTGAAGGTGTGCGAGCCATCGCCACCGGTGCCGACGATATCGACCAGGTGGGTGGGATCGGCCACCGGTACCGCCAGCGCGAACTCGCGCATCACGGTGGCCGCTGCGGCGATCTCGTCGATGGTTTCCTTCTTCACCCGCAGGCCGGTGAGGATGGCGGCAGTCATCATTGGCGAGACGTCGCCGCGCATGATCTGCCGCATCAGGTCGACCATTTCGTCGAAGAAGATTTCGCGATGTTCGATGGTGCGCTGCAGGGCTTCCTGGGGGGAGAAGCTCATGGGAATGCTCCTTGGATCAGGCCGCCGGGCGCTGCAGGAAATTGCGCAGCAGGGCGTGGCCGTGTTCGGTGAGGATGGATTCGGGGTGGAACTGCACGCCTTCCACCGGGAACTGGCGGTGGCGCAGGCCCATGATCTCTTCGATCGAGCCGTCCTCGTTCTCGGTCCAGGCGGTCACTTCCAGGCAGTCCGGCAGGCGGTTCTTGTCCACCACCAGCGAGTGGTAGCGGGTGGCCTGGTAGCGGTCCGGCAGGCCGGCGAACACGCCCTTGCCCTCGTGGCGGATCGGCGAGGTCTTGCCGTGCATGATGTTGCCGGCGCGGATGACCGTGCCGCCGTAGACCTGGCCGATGCCCTGGTGGCCCAGGCACACACCGAGGATCGGCGTGCTCGGGCCCAGTCGCTGGATCAGTTCCAGCGACACGCCCGCTTCGTTGGGCGTGCACGGGCCGGGCGAGATGACGATGCGCTCGGGCTTCTGCGCGGCAATCTCATCCACGCTCATCGCATCGTTGCGCACCACCTTCACCTCGGCGCCAAGCGTCTGCAGGTACTGCACGAGGTTGTAGGTGAAGCTGTCGTAGTTGTCGATCATCCACAACATGGTCAGGTTCCGTCGCTTATCAGGAAAATGGCGTACACGTTTTCGGTGTAGGTGATGGGGCCGGCTTCGATCGACTCGCGTATGTTCGAACCGGTAGCCTCGATGCTGTTCTGCGGCGCGGGCGGCGCGGGCGGCGCGAACGTGTCGTCGACGCGAGGCCAATTCCCCGCCTGCA from the Stenotrophomonas maltophilia genome contains:
- a CDS encoding anthranilate synthase component II, translating into MLWMIDNYDSFTYNLVQYLQTLGAEVKVVRNDAMSVDEIAAQKPERIVISPGPCTPNEAGVSLELIQRLGPSTPILGVCLGHQGIGQVYGGTVIRAGNIMHGKTSPIRHEGKGVFAGLPDRYQATRYHSLVVDKNRLPDCLEVTAWTENEDGSIEEIMGLRHRQFPVEGVQFHPESILTEHGHALLRNFLQRPAA
- the trpD gene encoding anthranilate phosphoribosyltransferase, which gives rise to MSFSPQEALQRTIEHREIFFDEMVDLMRQIMRGDVSPMMTAAILTGLRVKKETIDEIAAAATVMREFALAVPVADPTHLVDIVGTGGDGSHTFNISTCAMFVAAAAGARVAKHGNRSVSSKSGSADAVEALGAAIELQPAQVAAAIEQTGIGFMFAPIHHPSMKVVAPVRREMGVRTIFNILGPLTNPASAPSVLMGVFHPDLVGIQARVLRELGTERAMVVWGRDNMDEISLGAGTLVGELRDGKVREYEIHPEDFGIAMSASRNLRVDSPEQSIAMLRAVLDNTPGPALDIVALNAGAALYVAGVASDIGDGLARARAAIANGSARQRLQQYVDTTRALVA
- a CDS encoding haloacid dehalogenase-like hydrolase; the encoded protein is MTTHYPTPRGDAPLVVFDFDHTLYDGDSGTHLFASLIKRNPLRMLAALLVTPIAGPMVAMLPTRRAGISVYVWIGSFGLHRARDFNKVIDAYVLRNEAQMRAKLLPQALEVFAAHRAKGDRVVVATGAPPELARAILAFVAHQDVPVIGTEVGPRLGGVGPTRHCHNEEKMRMLRERGYGDIDIAYSDSTADLPLLLAARAPVVVNPKPGKVDFFRRVLPAGTRILNWGCVDRGGDKA
- the trpC gene encoding indole-3-glycerol phosphate synthase TrpC produces the protein MSDILQTILARKAEEVAQRRAQRPLEELQAALASAPPVRGFVRALQAAVANGDPAVIAEVKKASPSKGVIRPDFRPADIAVSYEFGGASCLSVLTDVDFFQGADAYLQQAREACTLPVLRKDFVIDAYQVYEARVLGADCILLIVAALDDTQLATLSELALSLGMDVLVEVHDIDELERALQVPAPMIGINNRNLRTFEVSLQTTLDMQNAVPRDRLLVTESGILGPQDVALMRDAGIHAFLVGEAFMRVEEPGEGLRQLFFAA